A genomic window from Silene latifolia isolate original U9 population chromosome Y, ASM4854445v1, whole genome shotgun sequence includes:
- the LOC141629160 gene encoding uncharacterized protein LOC141629160, protein MDVTTYFGKLKSLWDSIAKHEPPFMCRCGKCECEIGPKALQRQDNERLHQFFIGLDPTLYGNIRSSQLQLDSLPTLSRAYNLVLQEERLRAETVPNVSDVAIFATPSANTDWRILRDKECTEKLGLFYSSCETRGHKVARCFFKTMRFPEWWGDRPRTLADYRLYRARAASRGSGGSAGPTAGASSSNGTTKSSASDPPVHANAMIINSSGHSLLSSDRLSGMSWIIDTGASNHVTGTLSCLEDQIQIPGRTVGLPNGQQVVSSVMGLVYINEFLTLRCVLFVPTLTCNLLSVPQLTVDTTYSFEFAKNSCLIQDLSSRKTIRAGELRDGLFWIKAGARPLAVNKVSGHGNFDLWHMCLGHPSDKVVKLFPLLAV, encoded by the coding sequence ATGGATGTGACTACTTATTTCGGAAAACTCAAGTCCCTGTGGGATTCTATTGCTAAACATGAACCTCCGTTTATGTGTCGCTGTGGCAAATGCGAATGCGAGATTGGACCCAAGGCTTTACAGCGACAAGACAATGAAAGGTTGCATCAGTTTTTCATAGGACTCGATCCCACCTTATACGGTAATATTCGCTCTTCTCAACTTCAATTGGATTCGTTACCTACCCTTAGTCGTGCTTACAATCTCGTTCTTCAAGAAGAACGGCTGCGTGCTGAGACCGTACCGAATGTCTCTGATGTGGCGATTTTTGCTACCCCGTCTGCCAACACTGATTGGCGTATTCTCCGTGACAAAGAATGTACTGAAAAGCTTGGCCTGTTTTACTCTTCCTGTGAAACGCGTGGTCATAAGGTTGCTAGATGTTTCTTTAAGACAATGCGTTTTCCGGAATGGTGGGGTGATAGGCCTCGTACTCTAGCTGATTATCGTCTTTATAGGGCTCGTGCTGCCTCTCGCGGGTCTGGTGGCTCAGCTGGTCCCACAGCTGGTGCCAGCTCCTCTAATGGGACGACTAAGTCCTCTGCTTCAGACCCGCCAGTCCATGCTAATGCCATGATCATCAATTCCTCGGGTCATTCCTTGCTCTCCTCGGATCGTCTAAGCGGTATGTCCTGGATAATTGATACGGGTGCCTCCAATCATGTCACTGGCACTCTGTCATGTTTGGAGGATCAAATACAAATTCCGGGCCGAACTGTTGGGCTTCCTAATGGCCAACAGGTCGTGTCTTCTGTGATGGGTTTGGTTTATATTAATGAATTTCTTACTCTTCGTTGCGTTTTATTCGTTCCCACCTTAACATGCAATTTACTATCTGTTCCTCAACTAACAGTGGATACTACTTATTCCTTTGAGTTTGCTAAGAATTCTTGCCTTATTCAGGACCTTTCTTCGAGGAAGACGATTAGAGCCGGTGAGCTACGGGACGGACTATTTTGGATTAAAGCGGGGGCGCGGCCATTGGCGGTGAATAAGGTGTCTGGGCACGGGAATTTTGATCTTTGGCACATGTGTCTTGGGCATCCGTCAGATAAAGTGGTCAAGCTATTCCCTCTTTTAGCAGTTTGA